The following are from one region of the Cataglyphis hispanica isolate Lineage 1 chromosome 16, ULB_Chis1_1.0, whole genome shotgun sequence genome:
- the LOC126855448 gene encoding angiopoietin-2 isoform X2, which produces MFRRVLFAGSPRLPRTSADQRSTRSASHNNTGATLQSSSRNLQRNREQYLFNVFEVIVSTLESKLQRIENLDKAVEHLMRRVEALDSRVNDNIDKTDAVITKLRTLDLKLFNAYPIMSAETIHAARFTENKNEEHTEDTPLIRVIHHDQNHRAPETLGEKLVSLDQKVSDIDHKLVNLKNQLDNNFLQTDDINAEASEKKPVSMSVIEITKAMSNEVMNHMTIEIENLRQATGSMDRKLQFHMNLVSDNLGALYNMVTDVHEAIVEKNYGNDRQNHFNLTTTEVPTKQSKIDRLVEQMYPMLTVSEKMDQVWNVVIGTKSSVDDLLPKSDKLLTQTQRQERAISEIHADLRSKTNKIIENLEGVESRLKKQEDDVATLAQRPIPAELLLDPTIDRLVEYDPSRYVSVTEDFATEMPATSMLPTASPPLSTTTSISSVASPSNNPTNSTTPMTATSTNTARPSNRNRGVIFPSVKNKPSLANSTFTSDVLVNYKDIKGYSCVDLLNAGMRDSGVYYLQIRGTTYWFLKVYCEQEIADGGWTVIQRRDDFGEPRENFNRDWGDYKNGFGDPAKEFWLGNENIYMLTNNEDYILRVELEDFEGNKRYAQYSHFKIYSEGEYYKLEIDGYEGNAGDSLNDPWYGSNNSPFSTYNRDNDRSSLNCASMLKGGWWWKSCGRGLNGLYLNDPQDLTARQGIVWFRWRGWDYTLKRALMMIKPKGPTTTTTAIMI; this is translated from the exons ATGTTCCGGAGAGTGTTGTTtg CGGGAAGTCCTAGATTACCACGAACATCCGCTGATCAGCGCAGCACACGTAGTGCAAGCCATAATAATACCGGCGCTACGCTACAGTCGTCTTCTCGCAATTTACAACGAAATAG AGAACAGTATCTTTTTAACGTCTTCGAAGTAATAGTATCAACTTTGGAGTCCAAATTGCAGCGAATCGAGAATTTAGACAAGGCAGTGGAACATTTGATGAGAAGAGTAGAAGCTTTAGATTCGCgcgtaaatgataatattgataaaacagACGCGGTTATTACTAAACTTAGAACATTAGATTTGAAACTTTTCAATGCATATCCCATTATGTCAGCGGAAACTATTCATGCAGCGAGATTTAccgaaaataaaaacgaagaACATACTGAAGATA ctcCACTGATACGCGTAATTCATCATGATCAAAATCATCGGGCTCCTGAAACGCTTGGCGAAAAATTGGTTTCCTTAGATCAAAAAGTTTCCGATATCGATCATAAGCTTGTTAATCTTAAGAATCAGCtcgacaataattttttacaaactgATGATATAAATGCTGAAGCAAGTGAGAAAAAACCTGTCAGTATGAGTGTCATTGAAATCACTAAAGCTATGAGTAACGAAGTGATGAATCATATGACAATCGAAATTGAGAATCTTAGACAAGCGACAGGTAGTATGGATCGAAAACTTCAATTCCATATGAATTTAGTGTCGGATAATCTTGGAGCGTTATATAATATGGTTACCGATGTGCACGAAGCTATTGTCGAGAAAAATTACGGAAATGATCGACAAAATCATTTCAATTTAACAACGACCGAAGTCCCAACGAAGCAAAGTAAAATTGATCGTCTTGTCGAACAAATGTATCCGATGCTTACTGTTTCTGAAAAAATGGATCAAGTTTGGAATGTAGTG ATAGGGACCAAGAGCTCGGTGGATGACTTGCTGCCAAAATCCGACAAATTACTTACTCAAACACAAAGGCAGGAAAGGGCAATTAGCGAAATTCATGCCGATTTAAGATCAAAAACAAATAAGATTATTGAGAATCTGGAGGGCGTCGAAAGCCGTTTGAAGAAGCAAGAGGACGATGTGGCCACTTTAGCGCAACGTCCGATTCCAGCTGAATTGTTACTAGATCCAACAATTGATCGGCTTGTTGAATATGATCCAAGCag ATATGTAAGCGTAACCGAAGATTTTGCAACGGAGATGCCTGCAACATCTATGCTACCTACTGCTTCACCGCCCTTGTCAACTACAACATCGATATCGTCTGTCGCTTCACCCTCGAACAATCCTACTAATTCTACGACACCTATGACGGCAACATCTACAAATACTGCTAGACCAAGTAATAGGAATCGGGGGGTTATATTTCCGAGCGTTAAGAATAAACCAAGTTTAGCGAATTCTACCTTTACAAGCGATGTATTAGTCAACTATAAGGATATCaag gGTTATTCTTGCGTGGATTTATTAAATGCAGGAATGAGAGACAGTGGAGTCTATTACTTGCAAATACGTGGTACGACATATTGGTTCCTCAAGGTTTATTGCGAACAGGAAATTGCTGATGGTGGTTGGACA GTTATTCAAAGAAGGGATGATTTTGGAGAACCAAGAGAGAATTTCAATAGGGATTGGGGAGACTATAAAAATGGATTTGGAGATCCTGCTAAGGAATTTTGGCTGGGCAATGAAAACATATACATGTTAACAAATAATGAAGATTACATACTTAGAGTTGAACTTGAAGACTTCGAAGGTAACAAAAG gtATGCTCAATATTCgcattttaagatttattcagAGGGagagtattataaattagagaTAGATGGATATGAAGGAAATGCAGGAGATTCACTGAATGATCCTTGGTATGGATCAAATAATAGCCCATTCTCCACATACAATAG GGATAACGATAGATCATCTTTGAATTGTGCTTCGATGCTTAAAGGTGGTTGGTGGTGGAAATCTTGTGGACGTGGCTTGAATGGCCTTTATTTAAACGATCCGCAAGATCTTACTGCACGACAAG GTATCGTATGGTTTCGCTGGAGAGGTTGGGATTATACTCTAAAACGTGCATTAATGATGATTAAACCAAAAGGTCCAACAACAACGACGACagcaataatgatataa
- the LOC126855448 gene encoding angiopoietin-2 isoform X1 codes for MRQTVFVIVCCFLGFVLAGSPRLPRTSADQRSTRSASHNNTGATLQSSSRNLQRNREQYLFNVFEVIVSTLESKLQRIENLDKAVEHLMRRVEALDSRVNDNIDKTDAVITKLRTLDLKLFNAYPIMSAETIHAARFTENKNEEHTEDTPLIRVIHHDQNHRAPETLGEKLVSLDQKVSDIDHKLVNLKNQLDNNFLQTDDINAEASEKKPVSMSVIEITKAMSNEVMNHMTIEIENLRQATGSMDRKLQFHMNLVSDNLGALYNMVTDVHEAIVEKNYGNDRQNHFNLTTTEVPTKQSKIDRLVEQMYPMLTVSEKMDQVWNVVIGTKSSVDDLLPKSDKLLTQTQRQERAISEIHADLRSKTNKIIENLEGVESRLKKQEDDVATLAQRPIPAELLLDPTIDRLVEYDPSRYVSVTEDFATEMPATSMLPTASPPLSTTTSISSVASPSNNPTNSTTPMTATSTNTARPSNRNRGVIFPSVKNKPSLANSTFTSDVLVNYKDIKGYSCVDLLNAGMRDSGVYYLQIRGTTYWFLKVYCEQEIADGGWTVIQRRDDFGEPRENFNRDWGDYKNGFGDPAKEFWLGNENIYMLTNNEDYILRVELEDFEGNKRYAQYSHFKIYSEGEYYKLEIDGYEGNAGDSLNDPWYGSNNSPFSTYNRDNDRSSLNCASMLKGGWWWKSCGRGLNGLYLNDPQDLTARQGIVWFRWRGWDYTLKRALMMIKPKGPTTTTTAIMI; via the exons ATGAGACAAACGGTGTTTGTTATCGTGTGCTGCTTTTTGGGCTTTGTCTTAGCGGGAAGTCCTAGATTACCACGAACATCCGCTGATCAGCGCAGCACACGTAGTGCAAGCCATAATAATACCGGCGCTACGCTACAGTCGTCTTCTCGCAATTTACAACGAAATAG AGAACAGTATCTTTTTAACGTCTTCGAAGTAATAGTATCAACTTTGGAGTCCAAATTGCAGCGAATCGAGAATTTAGACAAGGCAGTGGAACATTTGATGAGAAGAGTAGAAGCTTTAGATTCGCgcgtaaatgataatattgataaaacagACGCGGTTATTACTAAACTTAGAACATTAGATTTGAAACTTTTCAATGCATATCCCATTATGTCAGCGGAAACTATTCATGCAGCGAGATTTAccgaaaataaaaacgaagaACATACTGAAGATA ctcCACTGATACGCGTAATTCATCATGATCAAAATCATCGGGCTCCTGAAACGCTTGGCGAAAAATTGGTTTCCTTAGATCAAAAAGTTTCCGATATCGATCATAAGCTTGTTAATCTTAAGAATCAGCtcgacaataattttttacaaactgATGATATAAATGCTGAAGCAAGTGAGAAAAAACCTGTCAGTATGAGTGTCATTGAAATCACTAAAGCTATGAGTAACGAAGTGATGAATCATATGACAATCGAAATTGAGAATCTTAGACAAGCGACAGGTAGTATGGATCGAAAACTTCAATTCCATATGAATTTAGTGTCGGATAATCTTGGAGCGTTATATAATATGGTTACCGATGTGCACGAAGCTATTGTCGAGAAAAATTACGGAAATGATCGACAAAATCATTTCAATTTAACAACGACCGAAGTCCCAACGAAGCAAAGTAAAATTGATCGTCTTGTCGAACAAATGTATCCGATGCTTACTGTTTCTGAAAAAATGGATCAAGTTTGGAATGTAGTG ATAGGGACCAAGAGCTCGGTGGATGACTTGCTGCCAAAATCCGACAAATTACTTACTCAAACACAAAGGCAGGAAAGGGCAATTAGCGAAATTCATGCCGATTTAAGATCAAAAACAAATAAGATTATTGAGAATCTGGAGGGCGTCGAAAGCCGTTTGAAGAAGCAAGAGGACGATGTGGCCACTTTAGCGCAACGTCCGATTCCAGCTGAATTGTTACTAGATCCAACAATTGATCGGCTTGTTGAATATGATCCAAGCag ATATGTAAGCGTAACCGAAGATTTTGCAACGGAGATGCCTGCAACATCTATGCTACCTACTGCTTCACCGCCCTTGTCAACTACAACATCGATATCGTCTGTCGCTTCACCCTCGAACAATCCTACTAATTCTACGACACCTATGACGGCAACATCTACAAATACTGCTAGACCAAGTAATAGGAATCGGGGGGTTATATTTCCGAGCGTTAAGAATAAACCAAGTTTAGCGAATTCTACCTTTACAAGCGATGTATTAGTCAACTATAAGGATATCaag gGTTATTCTTGCGTGGATTTATTAAATGCAGGAATGAGAGACAGTGGAGTCTATTACTTGCAAATACGTGGTACGACATATTGGTTCCTCAAGGTTTATTGCGAACAGGAAATTGCTGATGGTGGTTGGACA GTTATTCAAAGAAGGGATGATTTTGGAGAACCAAGAGAGAATTTCAATAGGGATTGGGGAGACTATAAAAATGGATTTGGAGATCCTGCTAAGGAATTTTGGCTGGGCAATGAAAACATATACATGTTAACAAATAATGAAGATTACATACTTAGAGTTGAACTTGAAGACTTCGAAGGTAACAAAAG gtATGCTCAATATTCgcattttaagatttattcagAGGGagagtattataaattagagaTAGATGGATATGAAGGAAATGCAGGAGATTCACTGAATGATCCTTGGTATGGATCAAATAATAGCCCATTCTCCACATACAATAG GGATAACGATAGATCATCTTTGAATTGTGCTTCGATGCTTAAAGGTGGTTGGTGGTGGAAATCTTGTGGACGTGGCTTGAATGGCCTTTATTTAAACGATCCGCAAGATCTTACTGCACGACAAG GTATCGTATGGTTTCGCTGGAGAGGTTGGGATTATACTCTAAAACGTGCATTAATGATGATTAAACCAAAAGGTCCAACAACAACGACGACagcaataatgatataa